The stretch of DNA GATTGTCTTTCGTTCCTTTCTTCGTTAACTCTGCAACTAAATTTGGTTTGCagtaaaagatggtctgatccACAGCCTCCTCCTCGTCGTGTTCTCATATCTGAGATACTACTGGTTGCCCTTTTGTCTATTGTTATATATAATCCTACACACAATATAAAACACATAGTGTCCCAATTAGTGTGCAGGATTATTAAAATATTCAATAGTTTTTAAACGCTTATTACAAGTATATTCACCAGTAAGTATCAAGTGTGTGTCTGATATTCTGACTATTATGGAGAGGGACATAGTGTTGCCAACTGTCAATATACTTTACTAATTCACAACACTAGAATAACACGCATTAAAAGAGAGTGAGTATGGACCACAACATCGCACCACTATTAAtttaaaatcttttgtgaaaAGGAACCTCAAATAAATATAGTTATCAATGATGCTAAGGTATAATGGAGCTTTCTAATGAACCAACGCTGACCATATGAAATTATATGGCTCCCAacaaaaacaactcaaaaattgacaaaacaaaAATCACTTGGTACACCGCAATGTCTTTGATTATACAATAAATCACATAGATATTTTctcaaatagaaaaaatttaaccATTTGTTGAGTATTGCGAAGAAATCGGATCTGTAACGGCTTCTAGATTAAGGGAGACTGATTGTTTACCTGAATTATCTCGAATATTACTAAATCCGTATTAAAACCGGATTCTGTTATGCAAAAATCAGTCTGTATTTTAGAATTAAGTAAATCAattgtacaaataaataaaaggatatataaatcaaagaACTAGTGATTCTACTGGGTCTTTTCtacactttatttaatataaataaattgtagAACAAGAACTTTGACgttagttattattttaaatcgAATTATTACTTAGAAAAGCTTTTGAACTATACACGGGATGTCCTAAAGAGtctaaaatataatatatggACGACGATATAGTGAGAAAATTGTTTTAGGGGCTGAACATACAAACCATTTTGTCTCTTTAGGTATTTCATGATCAACAGCAGCATTGATGGTGTACCGTTTTGTGGTCGCAGGATGTTTCCCCTtgaattttttagaaaaataaaagataacaatcatagtttttataaataatttattgcaTACTTTTACACATTTAGATATTCCACAAATATTCCTTTTAAATACAATTCGAGACATTTACtcaaaaaataatgttaaaaaaaataacaaatatatatatataaaatagatCTAATCACATTTGAAGTAGTTCTAGTAGATTCTAGTGTGTCTTTTACTTTATTCCTAATCCTGTTTGTTACTATCTGTGTCATCAGTCTGCtacaagataaaaaaaaactttacaatTTGCGCGTGCGTCAACATGAAGTGTTTTATAATTCGCCCCAAGGTTAATAAAAGACAGATTGCATGGTAACTCTGACATTGACATAATGAAATATGTCAGCGTGATGTCACCCAGGGGGTCAATTTTACGAATTGCTTGAAAAACTATTGAACAGAATAGGATAAGTGGTCTGGAGAATATATTTTGTAGTTAAATATCGTTAGTGTTTTAGTTTATGTTTATATCTTGAGATATAATGTGTCTATAGATATCATTGAGTGTTTTTTAGTATATAACCTTACTCTTATACAAGAGTTAAGTTACATTTTGTGTTAAGTACCTACTTACTGGATTTTATTTCTGATGTATTATATAGTAAAGGTAACATTGGGGTTAATGCAGGCAAATGTGATAACATAAAttagttcaaatttttttattgattcagATGACTGGTGGAAATATTGGCAGTATACCAATTtgcaaaaataattcaaaaaagtCCAAAGAGAATGGAAGGAATTTAATGCTTTTTACAtttccaaaaaatgtaaaaattcaaAAGCGTTAATAAAATAGTTTGTAGTATACACTTTCGCATGGAAGATTATAAGGATGCTTTAAAAGCTAAACATTAGGCTAAATTGAATTTTAGGGCAATGAACATGAACATAACCTTGGCATCGAATTATATGTTTGTTCGTCACAgtgttgccatatttttttttgtataaagtatAGGAGTTTTTAAAATAGAAAGACACTTTGACGAAATTatatataatgttttaaaaaacttatacagaagtaaaatacttcacatttgtatttagatatatacctaaatacaaatgtgaagtgttttacctCACATTTTTCAATGTAagaacattttcaaattttttgaattgtttattgttttttctgtgttgaAAAAtttgagtgtccggttaattttgcaccatagtgtatatatattaaaattattttcaaactaaCATCGGGACGAATCAGAACAGACCGAATAAATGAAATTAAGCAGTAACAAAATGAATCCATGAAACGAATGATCAGAAAATAAGGTTAAAAAGAGGTCAGAATAAGAAAACTGTAAGTTTTCAATACCATTTGGTAAATTTATAACTACTACTCATTTTCtacaaatttcaaataaaatttcacTTCTGAAAGTTTAATAAGTTAAAATCTCTTCTAATATTGTATACCTGTCAAAATGCAGTAACAGAGTATAACAAAACTTTATATATCTGCTAAAAGGTGGCGCCACCGGTAAGTATAACaataaatttgaatattttattataatataaacaaGCTGTTTAAAATTGTATTCATAACAGTTAAATACATTACTTAATAAActtataaagaagtaaaaatctTCAAAacttgtatatttgtataaaaacgtttaatttaaaacttgttaaaagtgtcgtccaaaatttATAGATGCATAAAGTTTTCCGATCtagctcagatcatcctcagtgccttcttttggtacttgaagctaacactaaaattgatgtctccactgcaattttaaattaaatgtttttataccaatatacaaattttgaagaTTTAATATTCTTATAGatatatatttgaagataatctcgttattttattataaaataaataaatattaaactcaaattaatttgttaaaaaaaaagaaataactcTGGCACTATCTGTAGAAATCTAAAAAAATCTATTGTCCGTGTTAACTTggcaattataaaatataatatatttggcaCTATTTGAACTACTTTGGCGTGAACATATTCACGAAATAGACGTCCTCTATGGTTGGAGACAAAACAAATGggtgtcaaaattgaaaaaaatatatatttacgtGTTACTTACCTCTCTGTTCAATAATTGGGAGCTTAATCTCTGACTCATCACGCGATACTGTAGTTTCACCCTTTCGTGAAATTTTGAAGGTATCACCGAAATCGTTGTTACAGTGTTGCCAACAAAAAGGATTAAAAACATTAAACTTAATACAGGTACCTAAAAAAATCAATGTCACcattaataaaattgaaaccaAACAGAATTTATTAAAACTCTGAATGAGGAATATATATGGCGTTAAAgaaaatagtaacaaaaaaaaatgtaaaaagtgAACAAAAAACGCCTTagttacataatatataaaaatgaaactaTTTTAAGATTTATAGTAAGTTAATGATTTGCTCGCCTTAAAATTGCGATAATTTTTCGTTTTTGATTTTCTAAGTGAGCAGAATGAATCGTAAATAAATGGATTAAATCTTTTGTTCTAGGAAACTAGGGGCAGAAAGTTCTGAGTTGATTATAACGCAGTCTAAGTGACTTTAACTCTACATTCTCTAAAATCTACATTCAAATAGCGAAATACTTGGATCAGTATGTGATAATTTCTAATTTTTCATTTTCCAAGTGTACAGGATGAGTCAAAACTAATGGATGGCATTGTGACATGATTTAAGAGACATTGGAGCATTTTAAAAGGTTGTTATATCATCCAAAATTCGTCTGGTTTACCTGGTGTAGTCACCGCCTCATCTCTAAAGCATTATTTGTCAATTTTGCTCAGAAACTAAAAGCAGAAGCTTCTGAATTGTTAATAACGTAGTTTAACTAACTTCCACtcgaaaataaacatttaaatagcGAAGTACCATGATGAGTTCGTGACAGTTTCTAATCTTTCATTGTTCCAAGCGTACAGGATGAGTCATAAGTAATGGGCTCAATTGTACCATACTTTAAGATATTGGACCCTTTTAAAAGATTGTTATGTCATCTAGAATTCGTGAGGTGGTTGATCTAGTGTAATCACCGCCTTACCTCTAAAGCACCAAGTGCTCATTTTGCTCAGAAACTAGGAGCAGAAGGTTCGGAGTTGATTATAACGTAGTCTAACTGATTTCCACTCGAAAATAAACATTCAACTAGCGAAGTACTTTGATAAGTTTGCAatgatttctgtttttttttcaagtGTACAGGGTGACTCATAAATAATGGGTTCAATTGCATCAGGCTTTAAGAGATACTGGAGCCTTTTAAGAGATTGTTGTGTCTTCCAGAATTCGTGTGATTGATCTAGTGTAGTCACCGCCTCATCTCGTAAAGCACCAAGCGCTCATTTTGCTCAGAAACTAGGAGTAGAATGTTCTGAGTTGATTATACCGTAGTCTAACTGATTTCCACTCGAAAATAAACATTCAAATAGCGAACTACCTAGATTAGTTCgtgatttcttttttattttccaagtgtacagggtgagtcataagtAATAGGTTCAATTATAACATGATATAAGGAGTATTATGATACTTTTAAGAGTTTTTCGTACCATCTACAACTTCCTTGTTTGATCTGGCATAGTCACTGTGGCATTACAGCAGAATCTTCTCGGTCGATTACAGCTCAAAAATCCACATCCAAATAGTGTATCAGCATTTAGATTTGGTGAAGACATTTAATTTGAACAATTTGTTAGTCGAAATACTCCAAACGCAACATACAACCCATTATAAGTTTTAATTACCGATGACCACGaaccaaaaattaaaatgatGTATAGTTTACTGTGATACGCCGCGCGGTGTTGCCAGCTGCTCCAGTTGTAGTTAAAATAAAGACAAATTggaaacattaaaaatatactCACATGCCATGTAGTGACCATACTGTAACTCAAAACGTACAAGGTGTAAGCGTTGTAAAACTGGAAACAATAACCTATGAATAAAAATGGTAACAGAAAGCTCAGTCCCCTCCACATCCACGAATGGAAACCTTCTATCGTAATGTCCATGTTGTGCCTCTCACCCAAGGCTTTGAGTCGGTAGAGGACGCCTCTTTGGTAGCGGAACTGAAGGTATTGAACCAGACCTTAAAATGGAAAAATGACAATACCACATCTTTTTATGTACTgttctttaaaatgtataaaataatttcttatagATCCATAGAGATAAAACATCTGTGAGAGAGAATGTAAATCACTACGAATCGATTCATGAATCATCACCAACAATTCCATTGTATTCTAAATGATAGCAACTATTATTGTATGAATATTCTCAGTGATAATCTGTctataatttttactattttccaTTGTATAAGCTGCATGTTTGTTTTgaattatacaaatattttttcatagctatttaaatttaatatgacaaATGTTTGAGAACGATCATTATAATACATCCCTAtgaatcaataaaatattattttatagtttttagtCCGCTTTACAAacgtgtttttaaaaatatttttgatttaaagCATCTGATAAAATCTTACGCAAAGATCACTGTTACTTCTCactttaaatgttttaatttcatttaaactGGAACTAAAAATCCTGAATTTTGAGTTTTAGGGAAATTTTAAGGAATTCGAAGTATGAACTTCTAATAACAGTGTTCATATTTGCCAGATTCAGGTTCATGCCACTTTCATATATTCCTAAATGTACATAAATTGAGAAGGAAAAGTGTTTTGAGTCCAATGCAGATGTGAAAGCATCATCACATATACAGAAACGATTGTTACAgtataaaattgtaaaataaatacatttctTAATAAAAAAGTAACTTTTTACTACTAACCCACAAAAATATCCTGTTACCCCCGTAGCATTCAATATTCCGAAATATTGATTTCGAAAGTGCTTCAAGtcgatattaaaaataaaaaatttaaaataaattaattaatagtaattatatcAACACTAAATATATGTTCAGTTTTTTTGATAATGAAAATCACACCACAGACTGTGCTAACTCATTAAGGTGCATGTTAAATTTCTTCACGGAGGAAAAAAGGTGTAAGGTCAAACTTTCGCAATATTTGCGATAGGATTAAAATTTACAATCAAAGAAAATTAATCAGAACAACTTTGCAATTGTTTTTTAATCGATATTCCGCGTTTTTTACTACGTGGTTGCACAGTAGCCTCATTATATGTTCTTACAGGGTAATCCTGATAATTTTACAAGCAAATACTAACATTCTAATTTCTTTATAAAGTAAAGATTAGTTTTACTAACTAAATGGTAGATTTGAAACACATGCATCTGAGTACAAATTAAGTTTGTAGATCACACAATTATGATATGTTAACAACTCAAAGTAAACCATATCTGAGTAATATAACAAAGCTAAGTTTAATCGCAACTTTCAGGAACCAGGAAACCAGCACTGTTATTTTACTTCCATACATCTGAGCAATATTGTCAGTTAAATAAAGCTGGAAGAAACCTTGGGGCTCCCCGAAAAACGTGAAAACTCTAAATGGACATTATGGAAGTAAGTGGAATGTGGTGGCATTCTGAGTAATTCatctgtttattttttaataaagaagtTCTTACAAAACCATCTGTTCCAATCAGTTTTATAAGAAAAACTTTATAGCGAAGCTCCTACCTTCAAAAACACTGACAAATTAAAAGTATTTCCCAATAAAATTCAAACAACaacaaattatataaacaaaaacaaGGTTTTCATGCCATTAGCAATAAATAATTGTGTACTTACTTATATAGATATTGAAAACCATGAATTGATTCCGGAATAGGGACCAAGTGTCATTGTCTGGCCAGATGAGCAGTATTCCAGCAGCTACTGTTGATAAAAAGTGATGTAACCTCCACCAACCTTTTATTCGAGAACCATTAACCTATAATACGTACATCATGAGAAATTAGTGAATTTAGACCAAGGACTTGAGTTTTATTGCTGGATATCATTTATAACTATGATTGTAATGAGTGAATAATCTTGTTAAGGTTTTTATCAATGTGTGTCTCAACCATACATGGAAAAACCACATTTTAATTAAGATTTAGTCAGTGAACTCGAAAAAGATTGATTATAAGGAAAAACtaatgaaacaataaataaaattgaatctTTTCTTTCGATAGTTTTCAAGATAAATAACAGAATTTTGGGAAAAATACGACTTTCGTCTTTTTTACAGTTGTAAAAAAGTATGGACACAAAAAATGTATTGACAatatcatattttttgtttttgaactAATCTATCTACAATCCTgaatgaatgaatactaatatttgtatgtaattatGTGGCTAAAGGTTCTAAACCAAGGctaacataaaaaaaactaatctatctatataaaaggctaggacaaATCATGCTGTTTGTCCGGcagggtaactacgccacctaggaaagaaatctaatattttgtttttgaaacaatacatttatttaataatattaattacataatataataatatgattAGTTTTATAACATtgccaaaaatattggttgctgtaattttaataatatttaataaacaaaataatttaaagctttatgttactTTAGATTTAAACACCaagcgccacctaggaaagaaatttgACAACTACCAACTGATATGAATAAACTTATCTGATGgataatgtaaaatatttatttgccaaataaagtaccgaataaaaagttatctggaagttaaattatgtttattgtAGTCTGTTATTATTTTGTAGGTTATCacgaaattaaaaatataacctaaatattgtgttttattgtgGGTGAGAGACATGGATTCGATATTAGAAGAGAATATTATGATTAATGTTTATAAACGAGAATATAATATCTTCACAGAAAGTGCTCGAATAAAATTATATACGAAAAACATAAGCAAATTGGTTCTTTATTatcaaaacacatagaaaatgtGTACAGTAATGTCGCAGCCAATTTGGAGtgtttaatataatattatatcttACCTTAAGTATACTTTCTCTAATCGTGAGTGTGCAGTAATACCAAACTAACAAAAATATGTAACTTAGTTCTAAAGGTCGAAATCTGACGATAAAATTCAGTGCTGCCATTACTATTCCAATTATACTCAAAATTAACTTGAACTTTTCATATTCatctttatatttaaacctaAAATGAAAATAGTATTCATACAAATAGATATTACCATAAAAAACTGCACTGTTATGGTCCTCTTTGACATTTTTAGTGTATTTAGTcttaaaaaaagtataattaCTAATATTTGTTACTTACTTTTCATCCCTATCTAGTATAGAAACATTAACATtgcctaaaataatttttaaataagttcCATTTTGTTTTGGTAAAGTTTGTTCAATGTCATAGAGTTGTGCTTTTCTTTTCATTATATTAGATTTCAATTCGGCAATTTTAGCCACATCCTCTGTCTTTTTTAAACTGAAACAAACAACAAAGATCATCAATAATTTAGCAATAAAATAATGCAAATACTCACTCTCTGAGAGATTTGGTAAGAACTCCAATCCTGTATCTTTGATGTGCAATGTGGTTAAGACATTTTTTTTGAATACTTGTTAATTCATTCAATTGTTGAAGATATGCTTTGTTATCTACCTAAAAGTGAGAAAATGTATAAACATTTGTTTTACTTTAACAAAATTCATATTACAGTAAAAATATCTTCACAATCTTCATTTTTGACTGTTTTAACACATATGTCTTCTGAAATATTTCTTTTACACTATTTTGGAAATTTTTTAAGATTGTCTAGCCAATTTGTACATGATTTGTGATTATTCCAGAACTTTTTATCCATCTTCGTTTTTTCTTACATTATTTCatgtatttatttttacaaactcATAATCAGCTCAGTCTTCAGTATCTCATTGAATCAGTTTTTGAGGTCCATAGCAcaatactataaaaatatattgGTTGAAAATTTTCCTTTTGTAGAATACTCATATTTCTTTTAAAACTACCTTCTAACTCAGTAATTTATCTGTTAATCTGTTTTCCTCTAGTGTTATTTTAGTTGTTTCTTGTACATATATGTCAAAAATTAACCTTGCAAACAAATAATTCACTCGATACTGATTAAAGGCTTTCCATTCTTTCATTGTGcagtaaaaattaatttaattaatgctAAAATGTACAGATCactgattttaaaacaaataaggaaatCCGGCACAAAACTTCAGCTCAAACTCCATTTTCAATGTCGAGTAATAAGTATATTAACTTTGAAACACTATTGAATAACAACACTTAGTATATATGTGTAATTACTAATTAGTACCAATATTTTAAAAGTCTCGTTGATAACACTGCATAAAAATGAATTTAACCTGTTACTAACCTCTAGCTGTTTAAAATCTGCTGCAAGTTCGTCCCACTCTTCAACAACTTGATCTAGCATTGTACAATAAATTACTTTAGTCTACCAAATATTTTTGCTATTAAATGCTATAATAATACGCATCTAACACTGTGTAAATTcagaaaaagtttaaaatttgtGTTCCAATATTTCAACTTTTACCCTTCAACTATACGTTTCTTTACATTAATGGTTTCATTGACACTGACAGTAATTATGGGTTAATAAATGAGTAATGACATTGACGAAACGTTGCCAGTCATTGGGCGGGGTTGCTATATGTTAAAAAACATTTTACAGTATTTAGTATAATACGTCTAAAAGTATctcatatattttaaaaacaagctTAAAATACCAAATTTTAGCTCTCGTTAAAGCTTATTTAAAAGATAAATGATGTTGGTTGTTATAGTACCGTATATAGGCAACCAGTAATCCTACAATGCCGATAATGAAATCTTTTCTATCTATAATTTTGTGCATTTTGATACACTTTTGAATTTTGAATattattcaaatatattttaattttttttaggtatTTTTCTTATCACTGCAATGAGAAATATAATTGTGTCATTAATTACGACAGTTGTTTTCCTGTCCAAAAAGGCATCTACCTATAACCTTCTTGACAcgaatatttataattatatatatatatttagtacaTAAGCCATAACTccgataaaacagaaaattgTTGGTTTAGGCTAAGACaattaaattaaaagtaaaagaTGAATTTTATTTTTCCCCAAATTACACTGTTTTTACCGTACCTCACTTTTGGCAACCGCTAGATTCAAAACTCAAAACGAAAGGCAAGCTGTGACATTCTGCGCATATGCAGTTGTTTGAAAATttagagacaaaaaattgtttgtGCAAGAAAAGGgtttacttgtttttttttagaacgTTTGAAGTTTATAATAACTTACATGAACTGATTTGTGGTGAGCGAAAAGAAATGGAAAATCTGTGATATGGTAAGGGTACAATTTTGTATAAATTAGACATAAGTTTAGCAATGATTGTAGTAACGCTTAAACACTGTAGTGCAAAATTTAAACAATACAGAAAGACGCCGACTTGTCACTCAATATCTATGGATTCgtagtttataatattttttattaggtttctttattactatttaatatccaattttgtgttttttgggtattttttttttcgtttgaaCACGGAAGTAAATTTCTTAAAGGATTACACTCAAATATCTGTTTTACCCTTGTAAATTTGGCATTCTAACATAATTCCCAAATCAAGCATTCTGTATTTCGGTATATTGAGTTATATTTTCTGCTTTTGCTCACTTATAACATCACCCAATTGTTCTCAAATGCAAAATGCATTCATAAAAACAACAAATAGAAAGATTGTGTTTGAATCTGCATACtgctattttaatttctttgtgtATTTGTGAGTTTCTTCGCGATTTCTATTGATAGCGTCCATATTTAAACAGCAAAaagatttaataattttaattctttttttcaGTGACTCTTCCGATAAATATGATGTTCAGTAACGTCGTAATATTGGTTGAAAGTCATATAATGTAAGTGGTCGCCATCGGTAATATATAATATTCGGTGTGACGGGAAAAATTGGTTCCAATCGAGAAGGAAATGGTTCAGAAagagaataaaatattaataatcagGTGAGTTAAGTTTATCTTCATATACATGACAATACTATAtcttttgttataatttattaaggagtttgtttttgtttcaggtaagtcAGAAAATTTCAAGTTTTTCTAAACTTTGGTAGAACAGAATTTACGATATCTAGTGGCAATTTAGGGAGCAAATCATCAAAAGATATGTAAGTaattttgtttcatgtttgtattattataatttataatatactaGTAAATTTGCCTGTCATCATGCaacgggggatccaatcaatcGAATCTACAATCACAGCGCTTATTTTTTTCGGTCTttctcctatttaaggctaggataacaagagaataatattttaatcttgTTGTACAACTTGCATAATAAATAAATCACTTTTGGAGAGTCGCTGAACTTTTTGCGTAAAATCTTCGTCGTCGTTATATGAAATACACCTACGTATAAAACCAGCGTtattctagtttggcaatttatttgttgggaaagcttgagttatgtattatattttttaccgatcaccaaattcgcagccaattttttaggataaacaaaattttcaacaatattaaaaattacatttttattcttattattatattattttattcttatacatatatcatttttattattttattatttataaaataaaatgtacccgtcttttcacgtcaaattatgttgcggttacttatctgtaagataaacgtaaaatttatTGCGGAACAcatcaatatttaattaattgtcaaagaaatcacaataatgttttaataccttttttgattatacaatttctGGTGAcagtaataaattaaattatgtaaagacaaatttaataacgaataaaaaagtaatacatgtttaatgattcttaTCAGGTTTTTCCTTAGTTCGCTCAaacatctttaacttcaaaaagTTTAGTAATGTCTTcgtttagcaattcatcttcaaaattttcttaattttgacctctcgctaggttatactcgtaTAATGTTactgtagattagaacggttgaatcttttcaaccTTACAGCCACTTCCTGTGGAtcaaatagtacctaaaccttgTCTTCCATACATATAATgttgcatatctggttctaatatgaaattcattatagaaattggattgtttagtggacttcttaaaaatggctttactttATAATCAGAATCTGCTTGTAAGAATCtatttctattatctccatttaaacttcttatcaagaatacagaattatttattcctTCCTGGTAGGTACCTAGAAAAACATATTCAAGAAGGATCACGAAATTGTCAGactttaaaatcaatattccatatatCGCTACTCCAATACAA from Diabrotica undecimpunctata isolate CICGRU chromosome 4, icDiaUnde3, whole genome shotgun sequence encodes:
- the LOC140440389 gene encoding transmembrane protein 120 homolog encodes the protein MLDQVVEEWDELAADFKQLEVDNKAYLQQLNELTSIQKKCLNHIAHQRYRIGVLTKSLRDLKKTEDVAKIAELKSNIMKRKAQLYDIEQTLPKQNGTYLKIILGNVNVSILDRDEKFKYKDEYEKFKLILSIIGIVMAALNFIVRFRPLELSYIFLLVWYYCTLTIRESILKVNGSRIKGWWRLHHFLSTVAAGILLIWPDNDTWSLFRNQFMVFNIYISLVQYLQFRYQRGVLYRLKALGERHNMDITIEGFHSWMWRGLSFLLPFLFIGYCFQFYNAYTLYVLSYSMVTTWHVPVLSLMFLILFVGNTVTTISVIPSKFHERVKLQYRVMSQRLSSQLLNREQTDDTDSNKQD